One stretch of Carassius gibelio isolate Cgi1373 ecotype wild population from Czech Republic chromosome B1, carGib1.2-hapl.c, whole genome shotgun sequence DNA includes these proteins:
- the LOC127948860 gene encoding G-protein coupled receptor 183-B has product MDTDLDQNYSCTNLYDHRPVARVLIPLAYSIICPVGLLGNALALHVIFLNITKLNSITLYSANLAVSDILFCLSLPLRAVYYGLGFHWPMGEGLCKAITLLFYVNCYAGVNFMTCLAIDRFVALVFPMKLTKWRKVKNARLVCIAIWLLVLAQTLPLLTIRLTKKEHDNNITCMEYPNFEGLFKGLPFLLIIGVGIGFVVPLVTIIACYSILTRKLRLAAKSNRLTERSGRTKKARGVIAGVVFVFMVCFGPYHLDLLQYMIRKLIYDPDCKELQSFQISLHITVCLMNLNSCLDPFVYFFACKGYKQKLMRMMKWQVGTHFSSVGRTSHESSGTGDMRASRRNTGMTMNNVREAQ; this is encoded by the coding sequence ATGGACACTGATTTAGACCAAAACTACTCTTGCACCAACTTGTATGACCATCGTCCAGTGGCCCGGGTTCTCATTCCTCTGGCCTATTCCATCATATGTCCAGTGGGACTTTTAGGCAACGCCCTGGCTCTTCATGTGATCTTCCTCAACATCACCAAACTCAATTCCATCACGCTGTATTCCGCCAACCTGGCAGTGTCGGATATCCTGTTCTGCCTGTCGCTTCCCCTACGAGCGGTTTACTACGGCCTTGGCTTCCACTGGCCCATGGGGGAAGGACTCTGTAAAGCCATAACGCTGCTCTTCTATGTGAACTGCTATGCTGGAGTGAACTTCATGACTTGTCTGGCAATCGACCGGTTTGTGGCACTGGTGTTTCCAATGAAGCTAACCAAATGGAGAAAAGTGAAAAATGCCCGATTGGTGTGTATAGCCATATGGCTCCTGGTGCTGGCCCAGACGCTGCCTCTCCTGACCATCAGATTGACCAAAAAGGAGCATGACAACAACATCACCTGTATGGAATACCCTAATTTCGAGGGCCTTTTCAAAGGGCTGCCCTTCTTGCTGATTATTGGGGTAGGTATAGGCTTTGTAGTCCCACTGGTGACAATCATCGCCTGCTACTCTATATTGACCCGTAAACTACGTCTAGCAGCAAAGTCAAACCGACTGACAGAACGTTCTGGAAGGACCAAAAAAGCAAGAGGAGTGATCGCAGGAGTGGTAtttgtgttcatggtgtgtttcGGCCCATACCATCTAGACCTTCTGCAATACATGATCCGAAAACTTATCTATGATCCGGACTGCAAGGAGCTCCAGTCCTTTCAGATATCCCTGCATATTACAGTGTGCCTTATGAACTTAAATTCATGCCTGGATCCCTTTGTTTACTTTTTTGCATGTAAAGGCTACAAGCAGAAGCTGATGAGAATGATGAAGTGGCAGGTTGGCACCCACTTCTCTAGTGTTGGAAGAACCTCACATGAAAGTTCAGGCACAGGCGATATGCGCGCTTCACGCCGCAATACAGGAATGACAATGAACAACGTTAGAGAAGCTCAGTAA